A genomic window from Glycine max cultivar Williams 82 chromosome 17, Glycine_max_v4.0, whole genome shotgun sequence includes:
- the LOC100805348 gene encoding truncated transcription factor CAULIFLOWER A isoform X1 yields the protein MGRGRVDLKRIENKINRQVTFSKRRSGLLKKAREISVLCDADVALIVFSTKGKLFDYSNEPCMKRILERYERYSYAERQLAGDDQAPNENWVIEHEKLKARVEVLQRNQRNFMGEDLDSLNLRGLQSLEQQLDSALKLIRSRKNQAMNESISALQKKDKSLREHNNLLSKKIKDKEKELAPQEQDGLQNNMDVTSVLVTQPPESLTIGGFPEAKCNEETPTSSRPKTILPPWMPLPTNE from the exons ATGGGGAGGGGAAGAGTGGATTTGAAGAGGATCGAGAACAAGATCAATAGGCAAGTGACTTTCTCCAAGAGAAGGTCTGGCTTGCTTAAGAAAGCGCGCGAGATTTCTGTGCTGTGCGATGCTGATGTGGCTCTCATCGTCTTCTCCACTAAAGGCAAGCTTTTCGACTACTCCAACGAACCTTG TATGAAAAGAATTCTTGAACGGTATGAGAGGTATTCGTATGCGGAGAGACAACTTGCTGGAGATGATCAAGCACCAAAT GAAAACTGGGTTATAGAACACGAAAAGCTCAAGGCTAGGGTGGAGGTACTACAGCGAAATCAAAG GAATTTTATGGGAGAAGATCTGGACAGCTTAAATCTTAGAGGACTTCAGAGTTTGGAACAACAACTTGATTCTGCTCTCAAACTCATTAGATCACGAAAG AACCAAGCCATGAATGAATCTATTTCTGCGCTTCAGAAAAAG GATAAGTCACTCCGGGAACACAACAACTTGCTCTCCAAGAAG aTAAAGGATAAAGAGAAGGAGCTGGCCCCACAAGAGCAAGATGGACTGCAAAATAACATGGATGTGACCTCTGTCCTTGTAACTCAACCACCGGAGTCCCTGACAATTGG AGGCTTCCCAGAAGCCAAATGTAATGAAGAAACTCCAACGTCGAGTCGACCTAAAACCATTCTTCCCCCTTGGATGCCTCTTCCTACAAATGAATAG
- the LOC100805348 gene encoding truncated transcription factor CAULIFLOWER A isoform X2 translates to MGRGRVDLKRIENKINRQVTFSKRRSGLLKKAREISVLCDADVALIVFSTKGKLFDYSNEPCMKRILERYERYSYAERQLAGDDQAPNENWVIEHEKLKARVEVLQRNQRNFMGEDLDSLNLRGLQSLEQQLDSALKLIRSRKNQAMNESISALQKKDKSLREHNNLLSKKIKDKEKELAPQEQDGLQNNMDVTSVLVTQPPESLTIGNWMKKVKPVSSYMQ, encoded by the exons ATGGGGAGGGGAAGAGTGGATTTGAAGAGGATCGAGAACAAGATCAATAGGCAAGTGACTTTCTCCAAGAGAAGGTCTGGCTTGCTTAAGAAAGCGCGCGAGATTTCTGTGCTGTGCGATGCTGATGTGGCTCTCATCGTCTTCTCCACTAAAGGCAAGCTTTTCGACTACTCCAACGAACCTTG TATGAAAAGAATTCTTGAACGGTATGAGAGGTATTCGTATGCGGAGAGACAACTTGCTGGAGATGATCAAGCACCAAAT GAAAACTGGGTTATAGAACACGAAAAGCTCAAGGCTAGGGTGGAGGTACTACAGCGAAATCAAAG GAATTTTATGGGAGAAGATCTGGACAGCTTAAATCTTAGAGGACTTCAGAGTTTGGAACAACAACTTGATTCTGCTCTCAAACTCATTAGATCACGAAAG AACCAAGCCATGAATGAATCTATTTCTGCGCTTCAGAAAAAG GATAAGTCACTCCGGGAACACAACAACTTGCTCTCCAAGAAG aTAAAGGATAAAGAGAAGGAGCTGGCCCCACAAGAGCAAGATGGACTGCAAAATAACATGGATGTGACCTCTGTCCTTGTAACTCAACCACCGGAGTCCCTGACAATTGG GAACTGGATGAAAAAGGTAAAGCCAGTCAGCAGTTACATGCAATAA
- the LOC100812661 gene encoding protein GAMETE EXPRESSED 1 isoform X2, with product MDNLKSKAEDIGNMAGISIDKQQQLLEGQSTALEELNSLTEFQSKALEESRKTRQYFAEYGHRQHEELIQRQQQIQGFHDRLMENSREILSSQESFESKQASMFVVFDRIFALQNTLLLESRMIKAFFVYSILIFVIFMLTSTKQTYNIRPFLYIDLYVILFVEVLIIRLTSDNIEHQSSIINIARLFFMVAALIQLLHAIFTYKNYETLNHQMLLTLINKVNSMQKEKELPWDLYTDYEGWSEWIDADLPDDVNCLDDPDHIQEVAENPITVTKNYNLRNRNLFH from the exons ATGGACAACCTGAAAAGCAAAGCTGAAGATATTGGGAATATGGCTGGGATTTCCATAGATAAGCAACAACAACTCTTAGAAGGACAATCCACAGCGCTTGAGGAACTAAACTCATTGACTGAGTTTCAATCCAAAGCACTAGAAGAGAGCAG GAAAACCCGACAATATTTTGCTGAATATGGGCATAGACAACATGAAGAACTTATTCAGCGTCAACAACAAATTCAAGGATTTCATGATCGTTTAATGGAAAACTCAAGGGAAATATTGTCTTCTCAG GAATCTTTTGAATCAAAGCAGGCTTCCATGTTTGTTGTTTTTGACAGGATTTTTGCTTTGCAAAATACCTTGTTACTTGAATCAAGAATGATCAAAGCTTTCTTCGTTTATTCCATTTTAATCTTTGTCATCTTCATGTTGACAAGTACAAAGCAAACATACAATATCAGGCCATTCCTATATATTG ATCTATATGTTATTCTCTTTGTGGAAGTACTCATTATCCGTTTAACAAGTGATAACATTGAGCACCAAAGCTCGATAATAAACATTGCCAGATTATTTTTCATGGTAGCAGCTTTAATTCAACTTCTACATGCCATTTTCACTTACAA GAATTATGAGACCTTGAACCATCAAATGCTGCTAACTCTGATAAACAAGGTTAACAGCatgcaaaaagaaaaggagttgCCATGGGACTTGTATACTGATTATGAGGGTTGGTCGGAATGGATAGATGCCGATTTACCCGATGATGTGAATTGCCTTGATGATCCTGACCATATACAAGAAGTTGCAGAGAATCCAATCACAGTTACAAAAAATTACAATCTACGCAATCGCAATCTTTTTCATTGA
- the LOC100806411 gene encoding protein MICROTUBULE BINDING PROTEIN 2C-like, translating to MQHFMDLQANSELGESNSWLSVKEQSGAAPNTNLDRVLFNDLVEIVPLVQSLIDRKASRSFTRRGSMIYTKTPTRESLSKRVTDSKSRNVAPSIPAKKKRDHGEKEQGKNGSNDADNYSMFSSRTLASEKDIEELGMLKEQVEELQRKLLEKDELLKSAENTRDQMNVFNAKLDELKHQASEKESLLKYTQQQLSDAKIKLADKQAALEKIQWEAMTSNKKVDKLQDELGSMQADITSFTLLLEGLSKTDTAKYTDDYDVKPYDFSHLPSIDDLDEMELQKMEEARKSYMAAVSVSKEKRDEESIAAAANARLHLQSLVFKSKNFNL from the exons ATGCAGCATTTCATGGATTTGCAAGCGAATTCGGAGTTGGGTGAGTCGAATTCATGGCTTTCAGTGAAAGAGCAGTCCGGTGCGGCACCCAACACCAATTTGGATCGCGTCCTCTTCAACGACCTCGTCGAGATTGTCCCTCTCGTTCAGTCACTCATC GATCGTAAAGCAAGCCGTTCATTCACGCGGCGTGGTTCCATGATCTACACCAAGACACCCACCAGAGAATCATTGTCCAAAAGA GTAACAGATTCAAAAAGTAGGAATGTTGCCCCATCTATTCCTGCCAAAAAGAAAAGGGACCACGGAGAAAAAGAACAAGGAAAAAATGGCAGCAATGATGCTGATAACTATTCCATGTTTTCTTCAAGAACTTTGGCTTcagaaaaggacatagaagagTTAGGCATGTTGAAGGAGCAGGTAGAGGAACTTCAGAGGAAATTGTTGGAGAAAGATGAACTTTTAAAGTCAGCAGAAAACACAAGAGACCAGATGAATGTTTTCAATGCAAAACTTGATGAACTGAAACACCAGGCTTCAGAAAAGGAATCTTTACTGAAGTATACTCAACAACAGCTCTCCGATGCTAAG ATTAAGCTTGCAGACAAGCAAGCTGCTCTTGAAAAGATACAATGGGAAGCGATGACATCCAACAAGAAAGTAGATAAACTCCAAGATGAGCTAGGTTCCATGCAAGCAGATATTACATCATTCACGTTATTACTGGAAGGATTGTCAAAAACTGACACTGCTAAATACACTGATGATTATGACGTCAAGCCTTATGATTTCAGTCACCTGCCTAGTATT GATGATTTGGACGAGATGGAATTGCAGAAAATGGAAGAAGCAAGAAAATCTTATATGGCTGCTGTTTCTGTTTCCAAGGAAAAACGAGATGAGGAATCTATTGCTGCTGCTGCCAATGCTAGGTTACATCTTCAGTCACTTGTtttcaaatccaaaaattttaaCCTGTAA
- the LOC100812661 gene encoding protein GAMETE EXPRESSED 1 isoform X1, which yields MDHGNHLLVFTLLSFLLRGESWGWFSSSKETPSSGKTHAANEGNFSAEFSIESFNDHKGVKLIENAKKKMISSNSCWQNAYQHLFAGCSEILAVDEKRSRLAWHLSDCFQRDSGRSPFPHCDPKSSIVVCSRSLDDLAHKVYLEFYLETNTICYQLQAHAFKYETERLVTELKTSAQYVEHKLDSIEEKSEYLLQGSRQIHDSLDSIGSHTKQVVQTANYLEGHIDSVLTHSRSAYEQTTKIALSQTQLNEGKENMKRNLEDGLAMLKDSYNYLGKEIEKLRNEAIDIENEVIKVGDAM from the exons ATGGATCACGGGAATCATCTTCTTGTTTTTACTTTGCTCTCTTTCTTATTAAGAGGTGAGTCATGGGGTTGGTTTTCATCATCTAAGGAGACTCCCTCTAGTGGCAAGACTCATGCCGCCAATGAAGGCAATTTTAGTGCTGAGTTCTCTATCGAGTCCTTCAACGACCATAAGGGAGTGAAGTTAATAGAAAATGCTAAGAAGAAAATGATTAGCTCAAACTCATGTTGGCAAAATGCTTACCAACATCTTTTTGCTGGATGTTCTGAAATCTTGGCTGTTGATGAGAAGAGGTCTAGATTGGCTTGGCACCTAAGTGATTGCTTTCAGAGGGATTCTGGTAGGTCTCCTTTTCCCCATTGTGACCCCAAGTCTTCCATTGTTGTATGCTCAAGATCCTTAGATGACCTTGCCCATAAGGTTTACCTTGAATTCTACCTTGAAACCAACACCATTTGTTATCAGTTGCA GGCACATGCATTCAAATATGAAACTGAGAGACTTGTGACTGAATTAAAAACTTCAGCCCAGTATGTTGAGCACAAGCTAGATAGCATTGAAGAGAAATCAGAATATCTATTACAAGGCTCAAGACAGATTCATGATTCTCTTGATTCAATTGGTAGCCACACAAAACAAGTAGTTCAAACTGCTAATTATCTGGAAGGTCACATTGATTCTGTATTAACACATTCGAGGAGTGCTTACGAGCAAACTACAAAAATTGCACTATCACAAACACAATTAAACGAAGGGAAAGAGAATATGAAGAGAAACTTGGAGGATGGGTTAGCGATGCTCAAAGACTCTTACAATTATTTGGGCAAAGAAATTGAAAAGTTAAGAAATGAAGCCATTGACATTGAGAATGAGGTAATTAAAGTAGGAGATGCTATGTGA
- the LOC102661272 gene encoding protein BREAKING OF ASYMMETRY IN THE STOMATAL LINEAGE, giving the protein MKSLAFDKKNEKSFNSISNNDLSRPSKKIHSKERLSNNPIIKDKDDGGVPIGNKFDCSSWSLSADEDYIVFCFGKDVAQGDKSVNEVHKNSRPVNRKLKYGENEEQVRDLNIHEKISNANQHHNDDDMRRAESSNSDQSEGSRSSFAFPVLGWEWIGSPVQMPKSEGLHLRKNKARAMRFECCRF; this is encoded by the exons ATGAAAAGCTTGGCATTTGAtaagaaaaacgaaaaaagtTTTAATAGTATTAGTAACAACGATTTGTCACGGCCAAGCAAAAAAATCCACAGCAAGGAGAGACTTTCAAACAATCCAATAATAAAGGATAAAGATGATGGTGGGGTTCCCATTGGAAACAAGTTTGATTGTTCAAGTTGGTCACTCTCCGCGGATGAAGATTACATAGTGTTTTGCTTTGGAAAGGATGTGGCACAAGGTGACAAAAGTGTTAATGAAGTGCATAAAAATTCAAGGCCAGTGAATCGCAAG CTGAAATATGGTGAGAATGAAGAACAAGTTAGAGACCTGAACATTCATGAGAAAATATCAAATGCTAATCAGCACCACAATGATGATGACATGAGAAGGGCAGAATCAAGTAACTCTGACCAATCTGAAGGCAGTAGAAGTTCTTTTGCATTCCCTGT GTTAGGTTGGGAATGGATTGGAAGCCCTGTACAAATGCCCAAGTCAGAAGGTTTGCACCTAAGGAAGAACAAGGCTCGAGCTATGCGATTTGAGTGTTGTAGATTCTGA
- the LOC100805886 gene encoding hexosyltransferase GAUT11 produces the protein MRRRAAEYRRPARRRFSYWIWLLLAFSSILGLLLFLLQHNHHHQDPLHHPLPERNARVEHFAKEGLNFTEEILSVASFSRQLAEQMILAKAYVVIAKEHNNLHLAWQLSSKIRSCQRLLSKAAMTGEPITLEEAEPIIKSLSFLMFKAQDIHYDIATTIVTMKSHIQALEERANAAIVQSTVFGQIAAEAVPKSLHCLNVKLMSDWLKMPSLQEFSDERKNSPRLVDNNLYHFCIFSDNILATSVVVNSTVSNADHPKQLVFHIVTNGVNYGAMQAWFLNNDFKGATIEVQNIEEFHWLNASYSPLVKQLLNPDSQTIYFGAYQDLNVEPKMRNPKYLSLLNHLRFYIPEIYPQLEKVVFLDDDLVVQKDLTSLFSLDLHGNVNGAVETCLEAFHRYYKYLNFSNSIISSRFDPQACAWAFGMNIFDLVAWRKANVTARYHYWQEQNADGTLWKLGTLPPALLCFYGLTEPLDRRWHVLGLGYDLNIDNRLIESAAVIHFNGNMKPWLKLAIGRYKPLWDKYINQSHPHLQDCATS, from the exons ATGCGACGACGGGCTGCCGAGTATCGGCGCCCGGCACGACGGAGGTTTTCATATTGGATCTGGCTTCTCCTTGCTTTCTCCTCCATCCTCGGATTGCTCCTCTTCCTTCTGCAGCACAATCACCACCACCAAGATCCGCTTCATCATCCTTTGCCC GAGAGAAATGCAAGAGTTGAACATTTTGCTAAGGAGGGCTTGAATTTTACTGAAGAGATTTTAAGTGTAGCATCATTTTCGCGGCAGTTAGCGGAACAAATGATCCTGGCCAAGGCTTATGTGGTTATTGCCAAAGAACACAACAATCTTCACCTTGCCTGGCAGCTTAGCTCAAAGATCAGAAGTTGCCAGCGTTTGCTTTCGAAAGCTGCCATGACTGGTGAGCCCATCACACTGGAGGAAGCAGAGCCAATTATTAAAAGCCTTTCTTTTCTAATGTTTAAGGCACAAGATATCCATTATGACATTGCAACCACAATAGTGACTATGAAATCACATATTCAAGCTCTCGAAGAGCGGGCCAATGCAGCAATAGTTCAAAGCACTGTGTTTGGTCAAATAGCAGCCGAAGCAGTACCTAAGAGTCTTCATTGTCTAAATGTGAAACTCATGTCTGATTGGCTAAAGATGCCATCCCTGCAAGAATTCTCAGACGAGAGGAAAAACTCCCCACGGCTTGTGGACAACAATCTATATCATTTCTGCATATTTTCAGATAATATACTGGCAACATCTGTAGTTGTAAACTCAACTGTCTCTAATGCAGATCATCCAAAGCAATTAGTCTTTCACATTGTCACTAATGGAGTCAATTATGGGGCAATGCAAGCATGGTTCCTAAATAATGACTTTAAAGGAGCCACCATAGAGGTACAAAACATTGAGGAGTTTCATTGGTTGAATGCATCTTATTCTCCTCTTGTCAAGCAGCTCCTCAATCCTGATTCACAAACCATCTATTTTGGAGCATATCAAGATTTAAATGTTGAACCCAAAATGCGTAATCCCAAGTATTTGTCTTTACTGAATCATCTCCGGTTTTACATCCCTGAGATTTATCCGCAACTTGAGAAGGTTGTCTTCCTGGATGATGACCTTGTTGTCCAGAAGGATCTtacctctcttttctctctggATTTGCATGGGAATGTGAATGGTGCAGTTGAAACTTGTCTTGAAGCATTTCATCGTTACTACAAGTATCTCAACTTCTCAAACTCAATTATTAGCTCGAGGTTTGATCCACAGGCATGTGCATGGGCATTTGGTATGAACATTTTTGACTTGGTTGCATGGCGGAAGGCAAACGTGACCGCAAGATATCACTATTGGCAAGAGCAGAATGCTGATGGGACTCTTTGGAAGCTGGGGACACTTCCTCCTGCTCTTCTTTGTTTTTATGGTTTGACAGAGCCACTTGACAGAAGATGGCATGTTTTAGGATTGGGTTATGACCTAAATATTGACAACCGCCTCATTGAAAGTGCAGCAGTTATTCACTTCAATGGGAACATGAAGCCATGGTTGAAGTTAGCTATAGGCAGGTATAAGCCACTATGGGACAAGTACATAAATCAAAGTCACCCTCATCTACAAGATTGTGCCACAAGTTGA
- the LOC100527308 gene encoding adenine nucleotide alpha hydrolases superfamily protein, which translates to MGRPRIRLCFGRATPRVRAFSASSFRSKSPSSSSASIKCENRTEFSSNGGHEAGRDNRGETGNKILVVVDSSFEAKGALEWALSHTVQTQDTVVLVHVARPTREGTESGSKFNVKTYQLLLDMKSMCEMKKPGVVVNVVMLEGEEKGVAIVQEAKKQRVSLLVVGQRKQSILGCIMRRWVRRRGTRPGIVEYCIQNSPCMTIAVRRKNKKHGGYLITTKRHKNFWLLA; encoded by the exons ATGGGAAGGCCACGCATTCGGTTGTGTTTTGGTCGCGCCACGCCTCGTGTTCGAGCCTTTTCTGCATCTTCTTTTCGATCCAAGTCCCCTTCCTCCTCCTCTGCCTCAATCAAATGTGAAAACAGGACTGAGTTTTCAAGCAACGGAGGCCACGAAGCTGGCAGAGACAACAGGGGTGAAACGGGAAATAAGATACTGGTGGTTGTTGATTCTAGCTTTGAAGCTAAAGGGGCTCTTGAATGGGCACTCTCTCACACTGTTCAGACCCAGGACACTGTTGTTCTTGTTCATGTAGCCAGACCCACAAGGGAAG GAACTGAATCTGGTTCGAAGTTTAATGTGAAGACTTATCAACTTCTCCTTGACATGAAAAGCATGTGCGAGATGAAGAAACCCGGG GTGGTAGTGAATGTGGTGATGCTTGAAGGAGAGGAAAAGGGTGTTGCAATAGTGCAAGAGGCAAAGAAACAGAGGGTGTCATTATTGGTAGTGGGACAAAGAAAACAATCCATCTTGGGGTGCATCATGCGGAGGTGGGTACGAAGAAGGGGAACAAGACCTGGGATTGTTGAGTATTGTATACAGAACTCTCCTTGCATGACCATTGCGGTGAGGAGGAAGAATAAGAAACATGGAGGCTACTTGATTACCACCAAACGCCATAAAAACTTTTGGCTTTTGGCTTAA